The region TGAGTAACCATGAAACCACCAACAATATTTATAGTTGCTAGTACGATAGCTATAAAACCTAAAATTTTATAACCAGTATTCACAGCTGCAGCAGTTGCAACCAGAGAACCCAAAACAGTGACACCTGATAGAGCATTCATTCCAGACATTAAAGGTGTGTGTAACAAACTTGGGACGTCACTTATAAGTTTATAACCAATAAACATAGATATTACAAACAAAATTAGTAAAAATATGATATTCATTTGGCAATTACCTCCCTACCTTTTATAAATCCCCATAGCTTCTAATGCCCCTGCATGAACTATTTTATTGCCATTGGTGACAATAGTTGCTGATATAATCTCATCATCACTGTTAACATTTATTT is a window of Defluviitoga tunisiensis DNA encoding:
- a CDS encoding NAD(P) transhydrogenase subunit alpha; the encoded protein is MNIIFLLILFVISMFIGYKLISDVPSLLHTPLMSGMNALSGVTVLGSLVATAAAVNTGYKILGFIAIVLATINIVGGFMVTHKMLKMFKKDK